In one Thermosipho ferrireducens genomic region, the following are encoded:
- a CDS encoding (2Fe-2S)-binding protein — protein sequence MKINLIVNGEKKIFEIEPSDILLDVLRKNGYYSVRRGCDTGMCGICTVLLDGKPVPSCSVYAARVDGHEITTLEGIKEAKELATLLAEEGADQCGYCSPGLIVNTIYLKNKNIKSMEEAKVKLIGNLCRCTGYESQHRAIEKFLGVKK from the coding sequence ATGAAAATAAATTTGATAGTAAATGGCGAGAAAAAGATTTTTGAAATAGAACCTTCTGATATTTTACTTGATGTTCTTAGAAAAAACGGTTATTACAGTGTAAGACGTGGCTGCGATACTGGAATGTGTGGAATATGCACCGTGCTTCTGGATGGAAAACCTGTACCGTCCTGTTCAGTGTATGCCGCTCGTGTAGATGGGCATGAAATTACCACTTTAGAGGGAATAAAAGAAGCAAAAGAATTAGCCACTCTTCTTGCAGAAGAAGGAGCGGATCAATGTGGCTATTGCAGTCCCGGACTTATTGTTAACACAATTTACCTGAAAAATAAAAATATTAAAAGTATGGAAGAAGCAAAAGTTAAGTTAATTGGTAATCTTTGTAGATGCACAGGTTATGAAAGTCAACATCGAGCAATAGAGAAATTTTTGGGGGTGAAAAAATGA
- a CDS encoding FAD binding domain-containing protein, with amino-acid sequence MLIIKEYVKPKSIEEAYNILVSREKAEIIGGAAFVRLSNKTINVGIDLYDAGLDFIREDNDYIEIGSMVTISQFEDNQALSQLFNGFLKKISETILSYQMRNIITVGGTLYPKYGFSDLITGLLVLNTEVKLYKSGILNLETFLKDKPRIKDILESIKIKKEPIKTSFKYIRNSEYDFSILNVAVSIKNVNVKIAVGSRPGVATLAYDAMGFLNENGISRENIEKAAEIASTEINFADDMKASADYRREVCKVLVKRALLEVAE; translated from the coding sequence GTGCTTATTATAAAAGAATACGTAAAGCCAAAAAGCATTGAGGAAGCCTATAACATTCTCGTTTCCAGAGAAAAAGCAGAAATTATTGGGGGAGCAGCATTTGTACGGCTTTCCAACAAAACAATTAATGTAGGTATAGATTTGTACGATGCTGGCCTGGACTTTATAAGAGAAGATAACGACTATATTGAAATAGGTTCCATGGTAACAATATCGCAATTTGAGGACAATCAAGCTCTTTCACAGCTCTTTAATGGATTTTTGAAAAAAATATCAGAAACTATATTGAGTTACCAAATGAGAAACATTATAACAGTTGGTGGTACGCTCTATCCTAAATATGGTTTTTCTGATCTTATCACAGGACTCTTAGTATTGAACACAGAAGTTAAACTATATAAATCTGGAATACTTAATCTTGAAACTTTTCTAAAGGATAAACCTCGTATTAAAGACATTCTTGAAAGCATAAAAATAAAAAAAGAACCTATAAAAACTTCCTTTAAATATATTAGAAACTCAGAGTACGATTTCTCAATATTAAATGTCGCTGTTTCTATTAAAAATGTAAATGTAAAAATAGCTGTTGGAAGTCGTCCAGGAGTCGCTACACTTGCTTATGATGCTATGGGATTTTTAAACGAAAATGGAATCTCCAGAGAAAATATAGAGAAAGCTGCTGAAATCGCATCAACAGAAATAAACTTTGCAGATGATATGAAAGCCTCTGCTGACTATAGAAGAGAAGTATGTAAGGTCCTTGTGAAAAGAGCGTTGTTGGAGGTGGCAGAATGA
- a CDS encoding FAD binding domain-containing protein, protein MIVNYFRPKTIEEIAKIKQDTGGVLFSGGTDLFVKLRANTIKTDTVIDTKYIEKIPVELKSELIIPLNTTYSEIREILEQKKQFSPLVEIIKTIGSPMIRNRGTPIGNLGNASPAGDFLLACYLYDAEVTIEPTKRKCHISDFIKGPGKVDLSREEFIYAVKIPNLDGYEYYFEKVGRRNAMIISIVSLGILLKRNQNKIEDIRIAYGSVAPTIVRFKDIERSLIGKELTLEMFEEIAKEYQHRVNPITDVRASKEYRKKLVYNLLLKAYNHFKI, encoded by the coding sequence TTGATAGTTAATTACTTTCGACCAAAAACTATAGAAGAAATTGCCAAAATAAAGCAGGATACAGGTGGAGTTCTTTTCTCCGGTGGAACAGACTTGTTTGTAAAATTAAGAGCAAACACAATTAAAACTGACACAGTTATAGATACAAAATATATTGAAAAGATCCCTGTTGAACTAAAAAGTGAGCTCATTATTCCACTTAACACAACTTACTCTGAAATCAGAGAAATTCTCGAGCAGAAAAAACAATTTTCCCCACTTGTAGAAATTATAAAAACCATTGGCTCGCCTATGATAAGAAATCGTGGAACACCCATAGGAAACTTAGGAAATGCCTCACCCGCTGGAGACTTCCTTTTAGCATGTTACTTATACGATGCAGAAGTAACTATAGAACCAACAAAAAGAAAGTGTCACATATCTGATTTCATAAAAGGTCCTGGAAAAGTGGACCTTTCTCGGGAAGAATTTATATATGCTGTAAAAATTCCAAACCTTGATGGATATGAATACTATTTTGAAAAAGTTGGCCGAAGAAATGCCATGATAATCTCAATTGTGAGCCTTGGAATATTGCTCAAAAGAAATCAGAATAAAATTGAAGATATTCGAATAGCTTACGGTTCTGTAGCACCAACTATAGTCAGATTCAAAGATATTGAAAGAAGTTTAATAGGAAAAGAACTTACTCTTGAGATGTTTGAAGAAATCGCAAAAGAATATCAACATCGTGTAAATCCTATCACAGATGTTCGTGCAAGCAAAGAATATCGAAAAAAACTCGTTTATAACCTTCTTTTAAAAGCATATAATCACTTTAAAATATAA
- a CDS encoding (2Fe-2S)-binding protein: MIIKFKLNGKEIVRNVLPHKRAIDFLRDDLGILSIKEGCGEGECGACTILVNGKNVHSCLMLAVELDGKEVISIEGMKDNIIKDAYVEAGAVQCGFCTPGFIISTHALLSKNPEPTDEEIDEALEGNLCRCTGYLKIRDAVKLAAKKLKEKGSDKIDS; this comes from the coding sequence GTGATTATAAAATTCAAACTAAACGGGAAAGAAATAGTTAGAAACGTTTTACCACACAAAAGGGCCATTGACTTTTTACGTGATGATTTAGGAATTTTGTCAATAAAAGAAGGTTGTGGGGAAGGAGAGTGCGGTGCCTGTACCATCCTTGTAAATGGAAAAAATGTTCATTCTTGTTTAATGCTGGCTGTTGAACTTGACGGAAAAGAGGTTATATCCATAGAAGGTATGAAAGACAACATAATTAAGGACGCTTACGTGGAAGCAGGTGCAGTTCAATGCGGTTTTTGTACGCCAGGATTTATAATATCCACTCATGCTCTTCTCAGTAAAAATCCAGAACCAACTGATGAAGAAATAGACGAAGCACTTGAAGGAAATCTTTGCAGATGTACCGGTTATTTAAAAATAAGAGATGCTGTTAAATTAGCCGCAAAAAAGTTAAAAGAAAAAGGAAGTGATAAAATTGATAGTTAA
- the thrC gene encoding threonine synthase, which produces MYKLKCISCETYYDPDEILYTCPKCGDRLGTLEIVYDYDNIVIKKSELDPYDSIFQFKKILPISNSAYQTYLHVGGTPLYSFKGLLGIKEVFVKYDGTNPTGSYKDRATAIAISKAYEFGFKNIYCASTGNAASSLAGLTAPTDLETFIFVPASAPIAKITQLYVYGANVIQIDGSYDEAFDISMKIGQKKRWYSRNSAINPYLLEGKKTGALEVAVQTDFEVPDTIFVGVGDGTVISSLYKGFYDFMQIGLIDKIPKIIGVQAQGADAIARVFEKGEPFTPEDIEAKTIADSISVGKPRDVIKACKYVQKSGGTFLRVSDEEILNAIVELAEETGVFGEPAGASAYAGLKKALSLGLISRDERVCVFVTGNGLKDVRSIESLVRLEKIPPKIETVLQYIDTLKQ; this is translated from the coding sequence TTGTACAAACTTAAATGTATAAGCTGTGAAACATACTATGATCCAGACGAAATTTTGTATACATGTCCAAAATGTGGAGATAGACTTGGAACTCTTGAAATAGTATACGATTATGACAACATAGTTATCAAAAAATCAGAGTTAGATCCTTACGATTCAATATTTCAATTTAAAAAAATTTTGCCTATTTCAAATAGTGCCTATCAAACTTATCTTCACGTGGGTGGAACACCACTTTATTCATTTAAAGGGTTGCTCGGAATAAAAGAAGTGTTCGTAAAGTACGATGGTACCAACCCCACCGGTTCTTATAAAGACAGGGCAACTGCTATAGCAATTTCAAAAGCTTACGAGTTTGGATTTAAAAATATATATTGTGCCTCAACAGGAAATGCCGCCAGTTCCCTTGCAGGATTAACTGCTCCCACAGATCTTGAAACATTTATATTCGTACCGGCTTCCGCACCAATTGCTAAAATAACTCAACTTTACGTTTATGGAGCAAATGTTATCCAGATTGACGGAAGTTATGATGAAGCTTTCGATATTTCCATGAAAATTGGACAAAAAAAGCGGTGGTATTCAAGAAACTCCGCAATAAATCCTTATCTCTTAGAAGGCAAAAAAACAGGCGCACTGGAAGTAGCTGTACAAACAGATTTTGAAGTTCCAGATACTATTTTTGTTGGAGTAGGTGATGGAACCGTGATAAGTTCCTTGTATAAAGGATTTTACGATTTCATGCAAATTGGGTTGATAGATAAGATTCCAAAGATAATAGGTGTACAGGCTCAAGGAGCTGATGCTATTGCACGAGTTTTTGAAAAAGGAGAACCATTTACCCCGGAAGATATAGAAGCTAAAACTATAGCTGACAGTATTTCTGTTGGAAAACCGCGAGATGTTATCAAAGCGTGCAAATATGTTCAAAAAAGTGGAGGAACTTTTCTAAGAGTCTCCGATGAAGAAATATTAAATGCAATTGTAGAGCTTGCAGAAGAAACAGGTGTTTTTGGAGAGCCTGCAGGAGCTTCAGCATACGCTGGCTTAAAAAAAGCATTGTCTTTAGGATTAATTTCCCGGGATGAAAGAGTTTGCGTGTTTGTCACAGGAAATGGATTAAAAGATGTGAGATCAATTGAAAGCCTGGTGAGATTAGAAAAGATTCCACCAAAAATTGAAACAGTGCTTCAATATATTGACACATTGAAACAATGA
- a CDS encoding HD domain-containing protein, translating into MITRKEAIELLNFHIKTRNLIKHCLAVEAVMRKFAQYFNKDEEIWGLSGLLHDLDYEYTKDSPDIHGIKTVEILSGKISEEMKNAILAHCEKKPRETLIEKVLYAVDPTTGFIVAGALIKPEKKLNAIDVKFLLNRFKEKSFARGASREQMKTCEEFGLSLEKFYEISLEAMKDISGELGL; encoded by the coding sequence TTGATAACACGAAAAGAGGCCATAGAGCTGTTAAACTTTCACATAAAAACCAGAAATTTGATAAAACATTGTCTGGCTGTTGAGGCTGTTATGCGAAAGTTTGCTCAGTATTTTAATAAAGATGAGGAAATCTGGGGATTATCGGGTTTACTCCATGACCTTGATTATGAATATACAAAAGACTCTCCAGATATACATGGAATAAAGACAGTTGAAATACTTTCAGGCAAAATCAGTGAAGAAATGAAAAACGCTATATTGGCGCATTGCGAGAAAAAACCGCGTGAAACTTTGATAGAGAAGGTATTATACGCTGTCGATCCAACTACAGGGTTTATTGTTGCGGGAGCGCTTATAAAACCTGAGAAGAAACTTAATGCTATAGATGTGAAATTTCTTCTCAATCGTTTTAAAGAAAAATCTTTTGCAAGGGGAGCAAGTCGAGAACAGATGAAAACATGTGAAGAATTTGGGTTAAGTCTTGAAAAATTTTATGAAATTTCGCTGGAAGCTATGAAAGATATTTCCGGGGAGTTAGGTCTATGA
- the thrS gene encoding threonine--tRNA ligase: MKVIFPDGSERTYDSPITPSEIAREISEGLYRVAVGAIVNEEKWDLERPIEFDCKLKIVTKKDKEALEFLRHTMAHIMAQAVMRIYGENNVRLGIGPTIENGFYYDFEILNGSIAEDDLQKIEKVMKDIIKENHKIERFELNKEEAIELMEKKGQIYKIELINEIPDEKLSFYRQGEFVDLCRGPHMPNTGFAKHFKLLSVSGAYWRGNEKNPMLQRIYGTAFFKKEELEEYLKMLEEAKKRDHRKLGPRLGLFFINTDVAAGMPIFLPNGAIILNELINFSRKVHKKYNYKEIITPLVMNVKLWHQSGHWEHYKDNMYFTEKEDVTYAIKPMNCPGHILAYKNNVVSYRDLPIRLFEFGKVHRYERSGVLHGLLRVRAFTQDDSHIFCTEEQIEKEIRNVVNLIDELYAPFGFKYRATLSTMPEDHMGDEATWEKATNALKKVLEDIELPFEIEEGEGAFYGPKVDFHIKDSLGREWQCATIQLDFLMPERFDLKYVDSKGSEKRPVMIHTAKYGSLERFFGILIEHYAGAFPVWLAPVQVVIIPVSDKFINYAQQLEEFFDKNNIRVKLDNRKETLGYRIRDAQLNKIPYMIIVGERESKENKISVRTREGKETNDVELEEFTNELLAEIEDRR, encoded by the coding sequence GTGAAAGTAATTTTTCCAGACGGTTCTGAGAGAACATACGATAGTCCGATAACCCCTTCAGAAATAGCAAGAGAAATAAGCGAAGGCTTATATAGAGTAGCCGTTGGTGCTATTGTTAATGAGGAAAAGTGGGATCTGGAAAGGCCTATAGAATTTGATTGTAAGTTAAAAATAGTTACGAAAAAGGATAAAGAAGCTCTGGAATTTTTACGCCATACGATGGCTCACATAATGGCTCAGGCTGTGATGAGAATTTATGGAGAAAATAATGTCCGCCTTGGAATAGGTCCAACTATTGAAAATGGTTTTTATTACGATTTTGAAATTTTAAATGGTTCTATTGCAGAGGACGATCTTCAGAAAATAGAGAAAGTAATGAAGGATATAATAAAGGAAAATCATAAAATTGAGAGATTTGAGTTAAATAAAGAGGAAGCTATAGAGCTTATGGAAAAGAAAGGACAGATATACAAAATAGAATTGATAAACGAAATTCCAGATGAAAAGCTCAGTTTTTATAGGCAAGGAGAGTTTGTCGATCTGTGTAGAGGACCTCACATGCCAAATACCGGTTTTGCAAAACATTTTAAACTTTTATCCGTTTCTGGAGCGTATTGGAGAGGAAATGAAAAGAATCCAATGCTTCAAAGAATTTACGGCACAGCATTTTTTAAGAAAGAAGAGTTGGAAGAATATTTAAAAATGCTGGAAGAGGCAAAAAAGCGTGATCATAGAAAGTTAGGTCCAAGACTCGGACTATTTTTCATTAATACTGATGTCGCGGCAGGTATGCCCATATTTTTACCCAATGGAGCGATTATTTTAAATGAGCTTATAAATTTTTCTCGAAAAGTTCATAAAAAATATAATTATAAAGAGATTATCACTCCGCTTGTTATGAATGTGAAATTATGGCATCAAAGCGGGCATTGGGAACATTACAAAGATAATATGTATTTTACTGAGAAAGAGGATGTTACATATGCAATAAAGCCCATGAATTGTCCAGGACATATCCTTGCTTATAAAAATAACGTTGTGTCATACCGGGATCTTCCTATAAGGCTTTTTGAATTTGGAAAGGTTCATCGTTACGAGAGAAGTGGAGTTCTCCACGGTTTATTACGTGTGAGAGCTTTTACTCAGGATGATTCTCATATATTCTGTACAGAAGAACAAATAGAAAAAGAAATTAGAAATGTTGTAAATCTTATAGATGAACTTTACGCACCATTTGGTTTTAAATACAGGGCTACGTTGAGTACCATGCCAGAAGATCATATGGGAGACGAGGCTACCTGGGAAAAGGCAACGAATGCTTTGAAAAAAGTTTTAGAAGATATAGAACTTCCATTTGAAATAGAAGAAGGAGAGGGGGCTTTTTATGGTCCCAAAGTGGATTTTCATATAAAGGATTCTCTTGGAAGAGAGTGGCAATGCGCTACCATCCAGCTTGACTTTTTGATGCCAGAAAGGTTTGATTTGAAATATGTAGACTCTAAAGGTAGTGAAAAGAGGCCAGTTATGATACATACAGCCAAATATGGATCGCTTGAAAGATTTTTTGGGATTTTAATAGAGCATTATGCAGGTGCTTTCCCTGTATGGCTGGCACCTGTTCAGGTTGTCATTATACCTGTTTCTGATAAGTTTATAAATTATGCGCAGCAATTAGAAGAATTTTTTGATAAGAACAATATCAGGGTAAAGCTTGACAACAGAAAGGAAACGCTTGGTTATAGAATTAGAGATGCACAGTTGAACAAAATACCTTATATGATTATAGTTGGTGAAAGAGAGTCAAAGGAAAACAAAATTAGCGTTCGAACCAGGGAGGGTAAAGAAACTAACGATGTAGAATTAGAAGAATTCACAAACGAACTCCTTGCAGAAATTGAGGATAGAAGGTGA
- a CDS encoding HD-GYP domain-containing protein, which translates to MISNELLSKLNSYVKNIEKVGFSHGEKEINVYFEEGKIIIEQKGQKIAIFKDDQNIYDEIGLLVSKIVDGHISLLPRKKVENLIIDLLVNIIVLSEIEDEEGFSHSQRMAKLAREFGKYIGFSEEEIRRLEIHAYLHDVGKISLEQLMLYSPTRITLFESNYQDHTVMGSVFLSMIDILWEYIPTVRHHHERWDGKGYPDGLKGEEIPYFARIISVLDYYDEITNFISSEWESRIKTPSEAVEMIQNLSGTYFDPKLVDKFVLMMRERGVV; encoded by the coding sequence TTGATTTCAAATGAATTACTTTCAAAATTAAATTCATATGTGAAAAACATTGAAAAGGTAGGATTTTCCCATGGAGAAAAGGAAATAAACGTTTACTTTGAGGAAGGCAAAATAATAATTGAACAAAAAGGCCAAAAAATTGCAATTTTTAAGGATGATCAAAACATTTATGATGAAATAGGGTTATTGGTTTCAAAGATTGTTGATGGACATATTAGTCTTTTGCCTCGAAAAAAAGTTGAGAACTTAATAATTGATCTTTTGGTAAATATAATAGTTTTGAGCGAAATAGAGGATGAGGAAGGATTTAGTCATTCTCAAAGAATGGCAAAGCTTGCCAGAGAATTTGGAAAATATATAGGGTTTAGCGAAGAGGAAATAAGGCGTCTGGAAATACATGCTTATCTTCATGATGTTGGTAAAATAAGTCTTGAACAGCTCATGCTGTATTCACCAACCAGAATCACCCTTTTTGAAAGCAACTATCAAGACCATACAGTTATGGGAAGTGTTTTTCTTTCCATGATTGATATATTGTGGGAATATATTCCTACGGTACGTCATCACCATGAAAGATGGGATGGGAAAGGTTATCCCGATGGTCTTAAAGGAGAGGAAATACCATATTTTGCCAGAATAATATCTGTGCTGGATTACTACGACGAAATAACCAATTTTATCTCCTCAGAATGGGAATCAAGGATAAAAACGCCGTCAGAAGCTGTTGAGATGATTCAAAATCTTTCAGGGACATATTTTGATCCAAAGTTAGTGGATAAGTTTGTGCTTATGATGAGAGAAAGGGGGGTGGTATAA
- a CDS encoding NfeD family protein, translating into MVLEIITPTFFIFWFGVGAIAASIVAYFLANTIWELITFVIVSGLLVFFTRPLVNKMTGEQPRKINLDEIIGKQVLVIETIDNKKGTGVVKINGDTWRAYSFKEEVVIEKGTHATAIKVEGAHLVVEPIVISEEEKK; encoded by the coding sequence ATGGTTCTTGAAATAATCACTCCGACATTTTTTATATTCTGGTTTGGAGTCGGTGCAATAGCAGCGTCTATAGTTGCATATTTTTTAGCAAACACCATATGGGAACTAATTACCTTTGTGATTGTCTCGGGACTACTTGTGTTTTTTACAAGGCCTCTGGTAAATAAAATGACAGGAGAGCAGCCAAGGAAGATAAATTTGGACGAGATTATAGGGAAACAGGTATTGGTTATTGAAACAATTGACAATAAGAAAGGTACTGGTGTTGTGAAGATTAATGGTGATACGTGGCGGGCATACTCATTTAAAGAAGAGGTTGTTATAGAGAAGGGCACGCATGCTACAGCAATAAAAGTTGAAGGTGCTCATCTGGTTGTTGAACCAATAGTGATAAGTGAAGAAGAAAAAAAATAG
- a CDS encoding SPFH domain-containing protein, with product MYLLLIIVAFFLLIIGASGIRIVRPYERGLIERLGKFRREVKAGIHFIIPFFDRMLKVDLREHVIDVPPQEVITKDNVIVTVDAVIYYEITDAYRSAYNVSNFEFATVKLAQTNLRNVIGELELDQTLTSRERINAKLRTVLDEATDKWGIRITRVEIKKIDPPKDIMEAMSKQMKAERTKRAAILEAEGVRQSEILKAEGQKQAAILKAEGEAEAIKRVAEANKYKLITEAQGQGEAITLVFKAIHEGQPTNDLLAVRYLEALKDIANGKATKIFLPVELSGILGSVGAIAELFKKEAGGESKQ from the coding sequence ATGTATTTATTACTTATTATTGTAGCTTTCTTTCTGCTAATTATTGGTGCTTCAGGTATAAGAATTGTTAGACCATATGAAAGGGGTCTTATTGAACGTCTTGGAAAGTTTAGGCGCGAAGTAAAAGCGGGTATCCATTTTATTATTCCCTTTTTTGATAGAATGTTAAAGGTTGATTTGCGTGAGCATGTAATTGATGTGCCTCCCCAGGAAGTTATAACAAAAGATAATGTTATTGTTACAGTGGACGCAGTGATATATTACGAGATCACAGATGCTTATAGATCAGCTTATAATGTAAGCAATTTTGAATTTGCAACGGTAAAGCTTGCCCAGACGAATTTAAGAAATGTTATAGGTGAATTAGAACTTGATCAAACGTTGACTTCAAGGGAAAGAATAAATGCAAAACTTCGAACGGTACTTGATGAAGCAACAGACAAATGGGGAATAAGAATTACCCGTGTTGAAATAAAGAAAATAGATCCTCCTAAGGACATAATGGAAGCTATGAGCAAGCAGATGAAAGCGGAAAGAACAAAAAGAGCTGCTATTTTAGAGGCGGAAGGAGTAAGACAATCTGAAATATTAAAAGCAGAAGGGCAAAAACAAGCTGCTATTTTAAAGGCTGAGGGTGAAGCCGAAGCTATAAAACGGGTTGCTGAGGCGAATAAATATAAACTTATTACAGAAGCTCAGGGGCAGGGTGAGGCTATAACATTGGTCTTTAAGGCTATTCATGAGGGACAACCTACAAACGATCTTCTTGCAGTCAGATATCTTGAAGCTTTAAAAGATATAGCAAATGGCAAAGCTACAAAGATTTTCTTACCAGTAGAACTTTCAGGTATTCTTGGAAGCGTCGGTGCTATAGCGGAACTTTTTAAGAAAGAAGCAGGCGGTGAAAGTAAGCAATGA
- a CDS encoding CD0519/CD1768 family membrane protein, with the protein MNITGIRSEQILQPKKTISLETFIFLGVLVFIFFSIIDVMGAANFFKTLMTTAHDLLLNTVFFIMAVAVLTGAFSGLLFEFGVSNLLDFLLKPLIKPLYNLPGVAIMGILSTYFSDNPAIISLAKDKRFMNNFEKWQEPLLCNLGTSFGMGLIVSTFMIAQGNKMNINLVPAVIIGNLGAVIGSIVSVKIFSIYTKRRLGSSKKTKKLMPEKVFREVRPGTFMERFLEALLDGGKSGVEIGIGIIPGVLVISTFVMMITFGPKNPQIGYQGLPYEGIGLLPFLGEKFYIILKVLFGFEHPELIAFPLTSLGSTGAAMALIPKFIEMKIVFPNDIAVFTAMGMTWSGYLSTHVAMMDELGYRYLTGKAILSHTIGGISAGIFAHFLYILLF; encoded by the coding sequence TTGAATATAACAGGTATAAGGAGTGAACAGATTCTGCAGCCAAAAAAAACGATAAGCCTTGAGACTTTTATTTTTCTTGGAGTTTTGGTTTTTATATTTTTTTCAATTATAGATGTAATGGGAGCGGCCAATTTTTTCAAAACTTTGATGACTACAGCACATGATCTTTTGTTAAACACAGTATTTTTTATAATGGCGGTAGCTGTGTTGACAGGTGCTTTTTCAGGACTGCTTTTTGAATTTGGAGTTTCTAATTTATTGGACTTTTTATTAAAACCCCTTATTAAACCTCTATACAACCTTCCAGGAGTAGCCATTATGGGAATATTATCTACATATTTTTCAGATAATCCTGCGATTATAAGCCTTGCAAAAGATAAGAGGTTTATGAATAATTTTGAAAAATGGCAGGAACCGCTTCTATGCAATCTTGGTACATCGTTTGGAATGGGATTAATAGTTTCGACGTTTATGATAGCCCAGGGTAACAAGATGAATATAAATCTTGTTCCAGCGGTTATTATTGGTAATTTAGGAGCTGTTATAGGAAGTATAGTAAGCGTTAAAATATTTTCAATTTACACAAAAAGAAGGTTAGGAAGTTCTAAAAAAACAAAGAAACTTATGCCTGAAAAGGTTTTTCGGGAAGTTAGACCAGGGACTTTTATGGAAAGATTTCTGGAAGCATTGTTAGATGGAGGTAAGAGTGGTGTTGAAATAGGAATAGGAATAATTCCTGGAGTTCTGGTTATAAGTACTTTCGTAATGATGATAACTTTTGGGCCAAAGAATCCACAGATCGGTTATCAAGGGTTACCTTATGAAGGGATAGGTTTACTTCCATTTCTTGGAGAAAAGTTTTATATCATTTTAAAGGTGCTGTTTGGGTTTGAACACCCGGAACTTATTGCTTTTCCTTTGACTTCTCTTGGCTCTACGGGAGCGGCTATGGCACTTATTCCGAAATTTATAGAGATGAAAATAGTATTTCCAAATGATATAGCAGTGTTTACTGCAATGGGAATGACATGGAGTGGATATTTAAGCACTCATGTTGCCATGATGGATGAGTTAGGTTATAGATATTTAACAGGAAAAGCTATTTTGTCGCATACAATAGGCGGGATTTCTGCTGGTATTTTTGCGCATTTTCTTTACATTTTGTTGTTTTAA